A stretch of the Papaver somniferum cultivar HN1 chromosome 6, ASM357369v1, whole genome shotgun sequence genome encodes the following:
- the LOC113287064 gene encoding uncharacterized protein LOC113287064, which produces MGVQKCINGLLLIHFLFMVIMTPLIDIGYILTWYANNENGDAPLSFKIPHFAVFFILFEHLLVWPLCIANFYGIFKGKSWVKKTCLIYGVGATTAMAAILSEMIRSSGASSTLSSIYLPFLGFALISTLNGLVPHC; this is translated from the exons ATGGGTGTTCAAAAATGCATTAATGGGTTACTGTTGATTCACTTTCTGTTCATGGTGATTATGACTCCACTGATTGATATAGGTTATATACTCACATGGTATGCTAATAATGAAAATGGCGACGCCCCTTTGAGTTTTAAGATACCTCATTTTGCAGTTTTTTTCATcttgtttgagcacctcctagtGTGGCCTCTCTGTATTGCCAATTTCTATGGGATCTTCAAAGGTAAATCATGGGTGAAAAAAACTTGCTTGATCTATGGTGTCGGTGCTACCACAGCCATG GCTGCAATTCTTTCAGAAATGATTAGGTCTTCAGGGGCATCTTCTACACTATCCAGCATTTACTTGCCTTTCCTGGGTTTTGCTCTAATTTCAACCCTTAATGGTCTAGTTCCGCATTGTTAA
- the LOC113287065 gene encoding mechanosensitive ion channel protein 6-like isoform X1 yields MDPPADIMKSGRVTAKSVQLRSGFIAGGRKSSANDEDSDEDSFAEKYEDIPDEYKKSSKSFTTLVIFQWVVLILILSAFVCSLTIQPLRKMTPWALHLWKWELILLVLICGRLLSGWGIRIVVFFVERNFILRKRVLYFVYGLRKAVQNCLWLGMVLIAWSYLLDKKVAKEVIKDRTRIPFYVTKCLILLLVGTLLWLVKTLIVKVLASSFHVTTYFDRIQDSLFTQYVIETLSGPPVIEIHRNQEEEEQVKVEVENLQMAGCTMPADLRETALRTTPIIMKKSGRIIQNTSPNVKSGKPASGQNTTSKKLEEGITIDELHKLNQKNISAWKMKRLMNIIRHGVITTVDEHIDGDSCNEGESATTIRSESEAKSAATKIFNNVAKPYSKFIHLENIMRFMKDEEAEKTMSQFEGAIETDKISKKSMKNWVVNAFRERRALALTLDDTKTAVKTLQTMVNVVVGILIVIIGLLIP; encoded by the exons ATGGATCCACCAGCGGATATAATGAAATCAGGGAGAGTAACAGCAAAATCAGTGCAACTAAGATCTGGGTTTATAGCAGGAGGCCGTAAATCGTCAGCAAATGATGAAGATAGTGATGAAGATTCTTTTGCTGAAAAATATGAAGATATACCAGATGAGTACAAGAAATCCTCAAAGTCTTTTACTACTTTGGTTATTTTCCAGTGGGTTGTTCTAATATTAATATTGAGTGCATTTGTGTGTTCACTTACTATTCAACCACTTAGGAAGATGACACCATGGGCACTTCATTTATGGAAATGGGAGTTAATACTACTTGTTTTGATCTGTGGGAGATTACTTTCTGGTTGGGGAATCAGAATCGTTGTTTTCTTTGTTGAGAGAAATTTCATTTTGAGGAAaagggttttgtattttgtttATGGGTTAAGAAAAGCAGTTCAGAATTGTCTATGGTTAGGCATGGTTTTAATAGCCTGGAGTTACTTGTTAGATAAAAAAGTTGCTAAAGAAGTAATTAAGGATAGAACCCGAATACCGTTTTACGTAACCAAGTGTTTGATCCTTTTGTTAGTGGGTACATTGTTATGGCTGGTGAAGACTCTTATCGTTAAGGTTTTGGCTTCATCTTTTCATGTAACCACTTACTTTGATCggattcaagattctttgtttaCCCAGTATGTGATTGAGACATTATCCGGTCCGCCGGTGATTGAGATTCATCGGAACCAGGAAGAAGAGGAACAAGTCAAGGTTGAAGTTGAGAATCTTCAGATGGCAGGGTGTACTATGCCAGCTGATCTTAGGGAAACAGCTTTGCGGACGACACCAATAATTATGAAGAAGAGTGGGAGGATAATTCAAAATACTAGTCCTAACGTTAAAAGTGGTAAACCTGCTTCAGGCCAAAATACTACGAGTAAGAAATTAGAGGAGGGTATTACCATTGATGAATTGCACAAACTGAATCAGAAAAATATATCAGCTTGGAAAATGAAGAGGTTGATGAATATAATTCGTCATGGTGTAATAACTACAGTCGATGAGCACATAGATGGGGACTCGTGTAATGAAGGCGAGTCAGCAACGACAATCAGAAGCGAATCGGAAGCCAAGTCTGCAGCAACTAAGATATTCAACAATGTGGCTAAGCCCTATTCCAA ATTTATCCACCTCGAGAATATAATGCGTTTCATGAAGGACGAGGAAGCCGAAAAGACTATGAGTCAATTTGAAGGAGCAATTGAAACAGATAAAATCAGTAAGAAATCGATGAAAAATTGGGTG GTTAATGCTTTCAGAGAGAGAAGAGCCCTTGCCTTGACTTTGGACGACACAAAAACCGCCGTAAAAACACTCCAAACTATGGTGAATGTTGTCGTGGGCATCCTTATAGTGATCATCGGGCTTCTCATACCTTAG
- the LOC113287065 gene encoding mechanosensitive ion channel protein 6-like isoform X2: MDPPADIMKSGRVTAKSVQLRSGFIAGGRKSSANDEDSDEDSFAEKYEDIPDEYKKSSKSFTTLVIFQWVVLILILSAFVCSLTIQPLRKMTPWALHLWKWELILLVLICGRLLSGWGIRIVVFFVERNFILRKRVLYFVYGLRKAVQNCLWLGMVLIAWSYLLDKKVAKEVIKDRTRIPFYVTKCLILLLVGTLLWLVKTLIVKVLASSFHVTTYFDRIQDSLFTQYVIETLSGPPVIEIHRNQEEEEQVKVEVENLQMAGCTMPADLRETALRTTPIIMKKSGRIIQNTSPNVKSGKPASGQNTTSKKLEEGITIDELHKLNQKNISAWKMKRLMNIIRHGVITTVDEHIDGDSCNEGESATTIRSESEAKSAATKIFNNVAKPYSKFIHLENIMRFMKDEEAEKTMSQFEGAIETDKIS, encoded by the exons ATGGATCCACCAGCGGATATAATGAAATCAGGGAGAGTAACAGCAAAATCAGTGCAACTAAGATCTGGGTTTATAGCAGGAGGCCGTAAATCGTCAGCAAATGATGAAGATAGTGATGAAGATTCTTTTGCTGAAAAATATGAAGATATACCAGATGAGTACAAGAAATCCTCAAAGTCTTTTACTACTTTGGTTATTTTCCAGTGGGTTGTTCTAATATTAATATTGAGTGCATTTGTGTGTTCACTTACTATTCAACCACTTAGGAAGATGACACCATGGGCACTTCATTTATGGAAATGGGAGTTAATACTACTTGTTTTGATCTGTGGGAGATTACTTTCTGGTTGGGGAATCAGAATCGTTGTTTTCTTTGTTGAGAGAAATTTCATTTTGAGGAAaagggttttgtattttgtttATGGGTTAAGAAAAGCAGTTCAGAATTGTCTATGGTTAGGCATGGTTTTAATAGCCTGGAGTTACTTGTTAGATAAAAAAGTTGCTAAAGAAGTAATTAAGGATAGAACCCGAATACCGTTTTACGTAACCAAGTGTTTGATCCTTTTGTTAGTGGGTACATTGTTATGGCTGGTGAAGACTCTTATCGTTAAGGTTTTGGCTTCATCTTTTCATGTAACCACTTACTTTGATCggattcaagattctttgtttaCCCAGTATGTGATTGAGACATTATCCGGTCCGCCGGTGATTGAGATTCATCGGAACCAGGAAGAAGAGGAACAAGTCAAGGTTGAAGTTGAGAATCTTCAGATGGCAGGGTGTACTATGCCAGCTGATCTTAGGGAAACAGCTTTGCGGACGACACCAATAATTATGAAGAAGAGTGGGAGGATAATTCAAAATACTAGTCCTAACGTTAAAAGTGGTAAACCTGCTTCAGGCCAAAATACTACGAGTAAGAAATTAGAGGAGGGTATTACCATTGATGAATTGCACAAACTGAATCAGAAAAATATATCAGCTTGGAAAATGAAGAGGTTGATGAATATAATTCGTCATGGTGTAATAACTACAGTCGATGAGCACATAGATGGGGACTCGTGTAATGAAGGCGAGTCAGCAACGACAATCAGAAGCGAATCGGAAGCCAAGTCTGCAGCAACTAAGATATTCAACAATGTGGCTAAGCCCTATTCCAA ATTTATCCACCTCGAGAATATAATGCGTTTCATGAAGGACGAGGAAGCCGAAAAGACTATGAGTCAATTTGAAGGAGCAATTGAAACAGATAAAATCA GTTAA